One window of the Xiphophorus couchianus chromosome 12, X_couchianus-1.0, whole genome shotgun sequence genome contains the following:
- the npffr1l2 gene encoding neuropeptide FF receptor 1 like 2 produces MEVLENMGEGAMETEGSAIMATLLNGSLDGSANFTNLTFLPYYQHSLYVAASYILAYSFIFLLCMVGNVLVCLIVMENRCMRTVTNLFILNLAVSDLLVGIFCIPTTLVDNLITGWPFSNTVCKMSGFVQGVSVSASVFTLVAIAIERFRCIVYPLQPKLTLLVAKVAIVSIWVLAVAIMCPAAIALTVEKVPFHYMVYNDDFNHTLPLYTCYENFANPHLRKVYTAVLFAHIYLVPLTVITLMYVSIGVKLCSSAVANREPQLGNITVQAGGRRHAQQVVSQKKIKVIKMLIMVALLFMLSWLPLWTLMMMADYGGLDRDQLDLLTSYSFPFAHWLAFSNSSVNPIVYGYYNKNFKRGFQAVCKTKPFCCVARLQCRMPQWGRRGRSAQALSEGTELRDGSNNHSNFLLGLRNRVHNDNKLSETPEINRSSRMGCMVVHKGRSLSDQGIEMVAIHKKSSNDEGSEKVSSLAVSVYQAWDN; encoded by the exons ATGGAGGTCCTGGAGAACATGGGCGAGGGAGCCATGGAGACGGAGGGGTCCGCCATCATGGCAACCCTTCTCAACGGCAGCTTGGATGGCTCTGCAAACTTCACCAACCTCACCTTCTTGCCTTACTACCAACACTCCCTGTACGTAGCGGCCAGCTACATCCTGGCCTACTCCTTCATCTTCCTGCTGTGCATGGTGGGAAACGTCCTGGTGTGTCTGATCGTCATGGAGAACCGATGCATGCGCACAGTGACCAACCTCTTCATCCTCAACCTGGCGGTCAGCGACCTCCTCGTGGGGATCTTCTGCATCCCTACAACTCTGGTGGACAACCTCATCACGG GATGGCCCTTCTCCAACACAGTGTGCAAGATGAGTGGGTTTGTGCAGGGCGTGTCCGTGTCAGCCTCAGTATTCACCCTGGTAGCAATTGCCATTGAAAG GTTCCGTTGCATTGTGTATCCTCTCCAGCCCAAGCTGACTCTGCTCGTTGCCAAGGTAGCCATTGTGTCCATCTGGGTGTTAGCCGTGGCTATTATGTGTCCCGCGGCAATAGCACTGACTGTGGAGAAAGTCCCTTTCCATTACATGGTCTACAATGATGACTTCAATCACACGCTGCCCCTTTACACCTGCTATGAAAACTTTGCCAATCCCCACTTGAGAAAGGTCTACACGGCGGTTCTCTTCGCCCACATCTACCTGGTTCCCCTCACCGTCATCACGCTGATGTACGTGAGCATCGGCGTCAAACTCTGCTCCTCCGCAGTCGCGAACCGAGAGCCCCAGTTGGGCAACATCACGGTCCAGGCGGGAGGCAGGAGACACGCTCAGCAAGTGGTATCCCAGAAAAAGATCAAGGTCATAAAGATGCTCATCATGGTGGCGTTGCTGTTCATGCTGTCCTGGTTGCCCCTCTGGACCCTCATGATGATGGCGGACTATGGTGGACTGGACAGGGACCAGCTGGACCTCCTCACCAGCTACAGCTTCCCCTTCGCCCACTGGTTGGCCTTCTCCAACTCCAGCGTCAATCCCATCGTCTACGGCTACTACAATAAGAACTTCAAGAGGGGCTTTCAGGCGGTGTGCAAGACGAAGCCCTTCTGCTGTGTCGCCCGGCTGCAGTGCAGAATGCCTCAATGGGGACGGAGAGGAAGATCTGCACAAGCGCTGTCGGAAGGGACCGAACTGAGAGATGGCAGCAACAACCACAGCAACTTTCTGTTGGGACTAAGAAACCGCGTTCACAATGACAACAAACTGAGCGAAACGCCAGAAATAAACAGGAGCTCGAGAATGGGGTGTATGGTGGTCCACAAAGGCAGAAGTCTCTCTGATCAGGGGATAGAAATGGTAGCCATACATAAGAAAAGCAGTAATGACGAAGGCTCCGAGAAGGTCAGCTCACTAGCGGTTTCAGTGTATCAGGCATGGGATAACTGA